One window from the genome of Natator depressus isolate rNatDep1 chromosome 27, rNatDep2.hap1, whole genome shotgun sequence encodes:
- the SOST gene encoding sclerostin, producing the protein MQISWAVCSVCVLIQIAVHTVEGWQVFKNDATEIIPELPENTETPVEQTYSNNNTMNQAKHGGRQPQQSLDPNDASDFSCRELRSTRYVIDGPCRSFKPIKELVCSGQCFPSHLLPNSIGRGKWWRQNALDYRCIPAHARTQRIQLACPQEETRTYKIRAVTACKCKRYTRYHNQSELKDFGKETIRPQKNKKPRLSRARGSKSNQPELENAY; encoded by the exons ATGCAGATCTCTTGGGCTGTGTGCTCTGTCTGTGTCCTGATCCAAATTGCCGTCCACACGGTAGAAGGGTGGCAAGTGTTTAAAAATGATGCTACAGAAATCATCCCTGAGCTCCCTGAAAATACAGAAACACCAGTGGAGCAGACTTACAGCAACAACAACACAATGAACCAGGCAAAACATGGGGGAAGACAGCCACAGCAGTCTCTGGATCCAAACg ATGCCTCAGATTTCAGCTGCAGAGAGCTGCGCTCCACCCGGTATGTCATTGATGGGCCCTGCCGCAGCTTCAAGCCCATAAAGGAGCTGGTCTGCTCAGGCCagtgtttcccctcccacctcctccctaACTCTATTGGCAGAGGAAAGTGGTGGCGCCAGAATGCCCTGGATTACCGCTGCATTCCCGCGCACGCTCGCACTCAGCGCATCCAGCTGGCCTGCCCCCAGGAAGAGACTCGGACTTACAAAATCCGAGCTGTCACCGCATGTAAATGCAAGCGCTACACTCGCTACCACAACCAGTCTGAGCTGAAGGACTTTGGTAAGGAAACCATCAGGCCTCAGAAAAACAAGAAGCCTCGTCTCTCCAGAGCAAGGGGCAGCAAATCCAACCAGCCTGAGCTAGAAAACGCCTATTAG